From Solanum lycopersicum chromosome 8, SLM_r2.1, the proteins below share one genomic window:
- the LOC101252313 gene encoding uncharacterized protein, producing MFINMSKFLVYLLVCICISLHACSARPLASMDDKENKILLSSKDVKFLTSDISKTEGRIIMSEDIGKDDGKLMWKKRSIVARKQLDDEEDKGNKVKISFHEGAQVKISRLMLESPPSTQHEEEAVNSIEKEPVEDVVVMDYAQPHRKPPIHNTKH from the exons atgttcATCAATATGTCTAAGTTCCTTGTTTATCTTTtggtttgtatttgtatttctcTTCATGCATGTAGTGCAAGACCACTAGCAAGTATGGAtgacaaagaaaacaaaatactacTCTCTAGCAAG GATGTAAAATTTTTGACTAGTGACATATCAAAAACAGAAGGAAGAATAATTATGTCTGAAGATATTGGAAAAGATGATGGAAAACTTATGTGGAAAAAGAGATCAATTGTTGCACGAAAGCAATTAGACGATGAAGAAGATAAAG GAAACAAGGTCAAGATATCGTTTCATGAGGGAGCTCAAGTAAAG ATATCTAGGTTGATGCTAGAATCTCCACCGTCAACACAACACGAGGAAGAAGCAGTGAACTCCATTGAAAAGGAACCGGTGGAAGACGTAGTAGTTATGGATTATGCACAACCCCATAGAAAACCACCTATTCACAACACGAAACACTAA